The Halorhabdus sp. BNX81 genome includes a region encoding these proteins:
- a CDS encoding RNA ligase partner protein, with the protein MAERPLKQRFVLDTSVFITPEIREDDEDIEEAVDRLLDLVAAAKLEHNISCYMPPSINDELTTMLRDRDVSTETIAKLDTWVITKSPAQYELMIPAEIVYGFIDEMSERVNRGLRVSEKAVRKAEQSRDEQETDSEHMSEVDQVISDLRDEYRRALRQGVLDSREDFDLLILARELEAGVVTEDTGIINWAEDFGLRYLRGRSFPSLLEEYLAAGERID; encoded by the coding sequence ATGGCCGAACGTCCGCTGAAGCAGCGATTCGTCCTCGACACGTCGGTGTTCATCACGCCGGAGATCCGGGAGGACGACGAGGACATCGAAGAGGCCGTCGATCGCCTGCTCGACCTCGTCGCGGCGGCGAAACTCGAACACAACATCTCGTGTTACATGCCGCCCTCGATCAACGACGAACTCACGACGATGCTCAGAGATCGGGACGTGAGCACCGAGACGATCGCCAAACTCGACACCTGGGTCATCACCAAGAGTCCGGCCCAGTACGAACTCATGATCCCGGCCGAAATCGTCTATGGATTCATCGACGAGATGAGCGAGCGGGTCAACCGCGGCCTTCGAGTCTCGGAGAAGGCCGTCCGCAAAGCCGAGCAGTCACGCGACGAGCAGGAGACGGACAGCGAACACATGAGCGAGGTCGACCAGGTCATCTCGGATCTCCGGGACGAATATCGGCGGGCACTCCGCCAGGGCGTGCTCGACTCCAGAGAGGACTTCGACCTGTTGATCCTCGCGCGCGAACTCGAAGCCGGCGTCGTCACGGAAGATACCGGCATCATCAACTGGGCCGAGGACTTCGGTCTGCGGTATCTGCGGGGACGGTCGTTCCCGTCGTTACTCGAGGAGTATTTAGCGGCAGGTGAGCGGATCGACTGA
- a CDS encoding Re/Si-specific NAD(P)(+) transhydrogenase subunit alpha, translating to MIVGVPTASGDETRVAVVPGVAEDLLEDGHEVLLEAGAGETAGFDDDAYREAGCDVLDDRAAVFDRADVIFEVEALGAIEDGDATVYREGQTVIGLLGPYDVDDDVLEALAERQVSTFALELIPRISRAQSMDALSSMANLAGYKAMVQAASELDKLVPMQMTAAGTVQPADVFVIGAGVAGLQAITTADRLGASVRAYDIRPEAAEEIESVGADFVELDVHADDAADEEGHAQEMDEEFYRKQRAQLAEVVAEADVVITTAAIPGGPAPRLVTEDAVAAMDHGSVIVDLAADGGGNCDVTQPDERVEYEGVTVFGPTNLPSTLPRTASELYANNLRNLFELLVEEGELTIDIDDEIVDATLLTHDGTVRAPHEDDSESDGGDSSDGGEEATDADDEHGDDTNGDRQNQTTDGGNDA from the coding sequence ATGATCGTGGGCGTACCGACAGCGTCCGGCGATGAAACCCGTGTCGCAGTGGTCCCCGGGGTCGCCGAGGACCTCCTCGAGGATGGTCACGAAGTACTCCTCGAAGCCGGGGCCGGCGAGACCGCCGGGTTCGACGACGACGCCTATCGCGAGGCAGGCTGTGACGTCCTCGACGACCGGGCGGCGGTGTTCGATCGCGCTGACGTCATCTTCGAGGTGGAAGCGTTGGGCGCAATCGAGGACGGGGACGCCACCGTCTATCGCGAGGGACAAACCGTCATCGGGTTACTCGGGCCCTACGACGTCGATGACGACGTTCTGGAGGCACTGGCCGAACGGCAGGTTAGCACGTTCGCGCTCGAACTCATCCCGCGGATCAGCCGCGCCCAGAGCATGGACGCGCTGTCGTCGATGGCCAACCTCGCGGGCTACAAAGCGATGGTGCAGGCCGCGAGCGAACTCGACAAGCTCGTGCCGATGCAGATGACCGCGGCGGGAACCGTCCAGCCCGCCGACGTCTTCGTGATCGGCGCGGGCGTCGCCGGCCTCCAGGCGATCACCACTGCTGACCGACTCGGGGCGTCGGTCCGGGCCTACGACATCCGGCCCGAAGCCGCCGAGGAGATCGAAAGCGTCGGGGCGGACTTCGTCGAACTCGATGTCCACGCCGACGACGCCGCCGACGAGGAAGGTCACGCCCAGGAGATGGACGAAGAGTTCTACCGGAAACAGCGCGCCCAACTCGCCGAGGTCGTCGCCGAGGCCGATGTCGTCATCACGACGGCGGCGATCCCGGGTGGACCGGCCCCCCGGCTCGTCACTGAAGACGCCGTCGCCGCAATGGATCACGGCTCCGTCATCGTCGACCTGGCCGCCGACGGCGGGGGCAACTGCGACGTCACCCAACCCGACGAACGAGTCGAGTACGAAGGGGTCACGGTCTTTGGGCCGACGAACCTGCCCTCGACGCTGCCCCGGACGGCGAGTGAGCTGTACGCCAACAATCTCCGGAATCTCTTCGAGCTTCTGGTCGAGGAGGGCGAGTTGACGATCGACATCGACGACGAGATCGTCGACGCGACGCTGCTCACCCACGACGGAACGGTCAGAGCCCCCCACGAGGACGATAGCGAGTCCGACGGGGGCGATTCGAGTGACGGCGGGGAGGAGGCCACCGACGCGGACGACGAGCACGGTGACGACACGAATGGAGACAGACAGAACCAAACGACCGATGGAGGGAACGATGCGTAA
- a CDS encoding NAD(P) transhydrogenase subunit alpha gives MSLVTNLTLFVLAAFLGYEIITQIPTNLHTPLMSGSNAISGITLLGSVLVAGSGETTLATVLGFLAVVMATINVVGGYLVSHFMLAEFNQGGR, from the coding sequence ATGAGTCTCGTCACCAACCTTACGCTGTTCGTGCTCGCGGCCTTCCTGGGCTATGAGATCATCACCCAGATCCCGACGAACCTCCACACGCCGCTGATGTCAGGCTCGAACGCCATTTCGGGGATCACGCTGCTGGGCTCAGTGCTGGTCGCCGGCTCGGGCGAGACCACGCTGGCGACCGTCCTTGGCTTTCTGGCGGTCGTGATGGCGACGATCAACGTCGTCGGCGGCTATCTCGTGAGTCACTTCATGCTCGCGGAGTTCAACCAGGGTGGTCGCTGA
- a CDS encoding NAD(P)(+) transhydrogenase (Re/Si-specific) subunit beta codes for MADGVLGSLPPAAIELAYLAAAILFIQGLRDMTHPRTAARGNQLSSGGMFLAVLATVLYFEIVSPLLLAAALLIGGSIGVWLAVSVETTEMPQLVGLFNGFGGGASAVVAGAELVDTVDPATTASLSADLTVSAAIAGIIGSATLFGSLIAAGKLHGMVGDPPLSGTAGQALQGLFLLGAVVAGGFLVVQTGILGGDPLTTWLPSYWVLVAAASVFGIVLVYPIGGADMPVVIALLNSMSGLAAATTGFVLDNTALIVAGTLVGAAGLILTFIMCESMNRPLLDVLFGTMGGDDEDVEDIYEGNITETSPEEVEMLLEVAERVVVVPGYGMAVAQAQHAVAELAELLEEDGVDVEFGIHPVAGRMPGHMNALLAEADVPYDKMRELEEINPKFSQTDLVIVTGANDVVNPSANEDENSPIAGMPVLEVWDAGTVVVNKRSLSSGFAGIPNPLFAKDNTSMLFGDAQASMQDLVSAYKENR; via the coding sequence ATGGCCGACGGTGTTCTCGGGAGTCTCCCGCCGGCGGCGATCGAACTCGCGTATCTGGCCGCAGCGATCCTGTTCATCCAGGGGCTGCGGGACATGACCCACCCGCGGACGGCGGCCCGTGGGAATCAGCTCTCCTCGGGCGGGATGTTCCTGGCCGTCCTCGCGACGGTGCTTTACTTCGAGATCGTCTCGCCGCTGTTGCTGGCCGCAGCGCTCCTGATCGGCGGGTCGATCGGCGTCTGGCTCGCCGTCAGCGTCGAGACCACGGAGATGCCACAGCTGGTCGGGCTGTTCAACGGGTTCGGCGGCGGGGCCTCGGCAGTGGTCGCCGGGGCCGAACTGGTCGACACCGTCGATCCCGCGACAACTGCATCCCTCTCGGCCGATCTGACGGTCTCGGCGGCAATCGCCGGCATCATCGGGTCGGCGACGCTGTTCGGCAGCCTTATCGCCGCCGGAAAGCTCCACGGCATGGTCGGCGACCCGCCTCTCAGCGGGACGGCCGGCCAGGCACTCCAGGGACTCTTCCTGCTCGGGGCCGTCGTCGCCGGCGGGTTCCTGGTGGTCCAGACCGGAATCCTTGGGGGCGATCCGTTGACAACGTGGCTCCCCTCCTACTGGGTGCTGGTAGCCGCGGCGTCGGTGTTCGGCATCGTCTTGGTGTACCCGATCGGCGGCGCGGACATGCCGGTCGTGATCGCCCTGTTGAACTCGATGTCCGGGCTCGCGGCGGCGACCACCGGGTTCGTGCTGGACAACACGGCGCTGATCGTCGCGGGGACCCTGGTCGGCGCGGCCGGGCTCATCCTCACGTTCATCATGTGTGAGTCGATGAACCGCCCGCTACTGGACGTCCTCTTCGGGACCATGGGCGGCGACGACGAAGATGTCGAAGACATCTACGAAGGCAACATCACCGAGACCTCGCCCGAAGAGGTCGAAATGCTGCTCGAAGTCGCCGAACGGGTCGTCGTCGTCCCGGGCTACGGGATGGCCGTCGCCCAGGCACAACACGCCGTCGCGGAACTCGCGGAACTCTTAGAGGAGGACGGCGTCGACGTCGAGTTCGGCATCCACCCCGTCGCGGGCCGGATGCCGGGGCACATGAACGCGTTGCTGGCAGAAGCTGACGTGCCCTACGACAAGATGCGGGAACTCGAAGAGATCAACCCGAAATTCTCCCAGACCGACCTGGTGATCGTCACCGGGGCCAACGACGTGGTCAACCCCTCGGCCAACGAAGACGAGAACAGCCCGATCGCGGGCATGCCCGTGCTGGAAGTCTGGGACGCCGGGACCGTCGTGGTCAACAAGCGCAGCCTGAGTTCCGGCTTCGCTGGCATTCCGAACCCCCTGTTCGCGAAGGACAACACGAGTATGCTGTTTGGCGACGCCCAGGCGTCGATGCAGGACCTCGTCAGCGCGTACAAGGAAAACCGGTAG